The Flavobacterium piscisymbiosum genome includes a region encoding these proteins:
- a CDS encoding toxin-antitoxin system YwqK family antitoxin: protein MTTKIFNIILILTSSFSFSQNADRIYYDKDWKETTKENASFYRIKPSKKVGNLFLMEDFYSNKTPQFQGYALQSDENSYVGDIVWYDENGFDTSEYQYYNNSAVPVLTYYYPNGKKRKTIEYKKGRKNGFSIVYHQDGTVLMKGKYLNGKPVEGDFEEVRNWDDYRNNKSEEEAYQEQTEVMVETAPVMVEDYQTGTKKKVITKIVKKKIFWINSKQLAQETWYDIEYDRMHPFKQINYDATGKVLQTINQNDFEEYGSEISNGNDYQYYTQNKFAVSIKSKTGYKQGQKFGEEIKYYSNGKIHELTKYTDGEKVGDEIVYNKDETIMKKRLYKNGEPFEGNFEENFAGRLLINQSYVKGLKEGEAIVKTDTDSIVAKGIYKNGKPYNGTFVVKTGEDLHELIHVADFKKNGLQKVFNYDINNPVKTYNAVNDIIDGETIFYDNGEVTGKLEYKNGLPYEGKLAEAEKAIIYKKGAIAEEIFYRSTYGRTDENNILKSKHYTNGKLSKIDDRSFTLAENMQDSYEGIYKDEKPYSGYFSADLREFNYVDYYENGTKKYQYSNNYLENLEKYQYPNYDIKSTYKEGKIVDGPEYIKQGRQFISKYWKNGVLKSFDFDVFAMHYFNRYHFELKNNAIELEEFNNKVKGKIVLEKSGNRNIGKFSIDNKVLATSCLLEVNDATPVETGSILYFETNNQIEARLFTVTEGNDDKRRDSEMFNTVFTLYLDHNKTIEENFNLIAERISSEKDVELLFGNELKGNMIAGLRLNQAKKPEIGTLILKNKNNLYDLKLFMKEKLLAEKKNVDLKNVKAETKLLHEILEKKMNEDFK, encoded by the coding sequence ATGACAACTAAAATTTTTAATATTATTTTGATTTTGACAAGCAGCTTTTCTTTCTCTCAAAATGCAGATCGTATTTATTATGATAAGGACTGGAAAGAAACTACTAAAGAAAACGCTTCTTTTTATAGAATTAAACCATCAAAAAAAGTAGGTAATCTGTTTTTAATGGAAGATTTCTACAGTAATAAAACTCCGCAATTTCAAGGTTATGCTTTGCAAAGCGACGAGAATAGTTATGTTGGAGATATTGTTTGGTATGATGAAAACGGTTTCGATACATCGGAATATCAATATTACAATAATTCTGCCGTTCCCGTTTTGACCTATTATTATCCTAATGGAAAAAAACGTAAAACCATTGAATATAAAAAAGGGAGGAAAAACGGGTTCTCGATTGTTTATCATCAGGACGGAACTGTTTTAATGAAAGGAAAATATCTTAATGGCAAGCCGGTCGAAGGAGATTTTGAAGAAGTTAGAAACTGGGATGATTACCGAAACAACAAGTCAGAGGAAGAAGCTTATCAGGAGCAGACCGAAGTTATGGTTGAAACGGCACCTGTAATGGTTGAAGATTATCAGACTGGAACTAAAAAAAAGGTTATAACGAAAATAGTGAAGAAAAAAATATTCTGGATCAACTCAAAACAATTGGCCCAGGAAACCTGGTATGATATTGAGTACGACCGAATGCACCCTTTTAAACAGATAAATTATGATGCGACAGGAAAAGTACTGCAAACCATCAATCAAAATGATTTTGAGGAATACGGTAGTGAGATTTCAAACGGTAATGATTATCAATATTATACTCAAAACAAATTTGCAGTTTCTATTAAATCGAAAACCGGTTATAAGCAGGGACAGAAATTTGGCGAAGAAATTAAGTATTATTCAAATGGTAAAATTCACGAATTGACTAAATATACCGATGGTGAAAAAGTAGGCGATGAAATCGTTTATAATAAAGATGAAACCATAATGAAAAAACGATTATATAAAAACGGCGAACCCTTTGAGGGGAATTTTGAAGAAAATTTTGCCGGAAGATTGCTAATTAATCAAAGTTATGTAAAAGGTTTAAAAGAGGGAGAAGCAATAGTAAAAACGGATACTGACAGTATTGTCGCCAAAGGTATTTACAAAAATGGCAAACCTTATAATGGAACATTTGTTGTAAAAACCGGAGAAGATCTTCATGAGTTAATTCATGTTGCTGATTTTAAGAAAAACGGATTGCAAAAAGTTTTTAATTACGACATTAATAATCCTGTAAAAACGTACAACGCTGTAAATGATATTATAGATGGTGAAACTATTTTTTATGATAACGGAGAAGTAACCGGAAAACTCGAATATAAAAATGGTTTGCCTTATGAGGGAAAATTAGCAGAAGCTGAAAAAGCAATTATCTATAAAAAAGGAGCAATTGCCGAGGAAATATTTTATAGAAGTACATATGGAAGAACGGATGAAAACAATATTTTAAAATCAAAACATTATACAAACGGAAAACTCTCAAAAATAGACGATCGCTCTTTTACCCTTGCAGAAAACATGCAGGATTCTTATGAAGGAATTTATAAAGATGAAAAACCTTATTCGGGATATTTTTCAGCAGATCTCAGAGAGTTTAATTATGTTGATTATTATGAAAATGGTACAAAAAAGTATCAGTATTCAAACAATTATCTGGAAAATCTCGAAAAATATCAATACCCAAATTACGATATAAAATCGACTTACAAAGAAGGGAAAATAGTCGACGGTCCTGAATACATAAAACAAGGCAGACAGTTTATTTCGAAATATTGGAAAAATGGAGTTTTAAAGAGTTTTGATTTTGATGTTTTTGCCATGCATTATTTTAATCGTTATCATTTTGAGTTAAAAAACAATGCTATCGAACTGGAGGAATTTAATAATAAAGTAAAAGGAAAAATCGTCTTAGAAAAATCAGGCAATAGGAATATCGGGAAATTTAGTATTGATAATAAAGTGCTTGCTACTAGTTGTTTATTAGAAGTTAATGATGCCACACCTGTAGAAACAGGAAGTATTTTGTATTTTGAAACTAATAATCAAATTGAGGCGAGGCTTTTTACTGTAACAGAAGGGAATGACGATAAAAGACGAGATTCAGAAATGTTTAATACCGTATTTACGTTGTATCTAGATCATAATAAAACGATCGAAGAAAATTTTAATTTAATAGCTGAAAGAATTTCATCAGAAAAAGATGTTGAATTATTATTTGGCAATGAGTTGAAAGGAAATATGATCGCCGGTCTCAGACTTAATCAGGCAAAAAAACCGGAAATAGGAACGCTGATATTGAAAAACAAAAATAATTTGTATGATTTGAAATTATTTATGAAAGAAAAGCTTTTAGCAGAAAAAAAGAATGTGGATCTTAAAAATGTAAAAGCAGAAACGAAACTATTGCATGAAATTCTAGAAAAGAAAATGAATGAAGACTTTAAATAA
- a CDS encoding NAD(P)H-dependent glycerol-3-phosphate dehydrogenase, with amino-acid sequence MSENLKFAVIGGGSWATAIAKMLCVNLSEIAWYMRNDAAIEHIQKYKHNPNYLSSVEFDTAKLKLTNNINEAVEYADYVIFAIPSAFLDAELKNLTVSLSDKIIFSAIKGIVPETSLIVGEHFHIQYDIPYYNIGVITGPCHAEEVALERLSYLTIACGDPEKAKVVAKTLSGNYIKAKISDDIIGTEYAAMLKNIYAIAAGIAHGLGYGDNFQSVMMSNGIREMKKFIKKVHKMKRNINDSAYLGDLLVTGYSVFSRNRMFGNMIGKGYTVKSAMMEMSMVAEGYYATKSAYKLNQGYGAKTPIIDAVYAILYEGKDAKSVFKKLTESLD; translated from the coding sequence ATGAGCGAAAATCTAAAATTTGCAGTAATTGGAGGAGGAAGCTGGGCTACGGCAATTGCAAAAATGTTATGCGTGAATCTTTCAGAAATTGCCTGGTATATGCGTAACGATGCTGCGATCGAGCACATTCAGAAATACAAACACAATCCAAATTATTTAAGTTCGGTTGAATTTGATACCGCAAAACTTAAGTTAACGAACAATATAAACGAAGCTGTAGAATATGCAGATTATGTCATTTTTGCTATTCCGTCAGCCTTCTTAGATGCTGAATTAAAGAACTTAACGGTTTCTTTGTCTGATAAAATCATCTTTTCGGCCATTAAAGGAATTGTTCCTGAGACGAGTTTAATTGTTGGAGAACACTTTCATATTCAATACGACATTCCGTATTATAATATTGGTGTTATCACGGGGCCTTGTCACGCTGAAGAAGTAGCTTTAGAAAGACTTTCGTACTTGACAATTGCTTGTGGTGATCCTGAAAAAGCCAAAGTGGTTGCTAAAACATTGTCCGGAAATTACATCAAAGCCAAAATTTCTGATGATATTATTGGTACTGAATATGCTGCAATGCTTAAAAACATTTACGCGATTGCCGCCGGAATTGCTCACGGTTTAGGTTACGGAGATAACTTTCAATCAGTTATGATGAGTAACGGAATTCGTGAGATGAAAAAATTCATCAAAAAAGTTCATAAAATGAAACGTAACATTAATGATTCGGCATATTTAGGCGATTTATTGGTTACAGGATATTCTGTTTTCTCGAGAAACAGAATGTTTGGCAACATGATTGGAAAAGGCTACACCGTAAAAAGTGCCATGATGGAAATGAGTATGGTTGCCGAAGGTTATTATGCTACCAAAAGTGCTTATAAACTCAATCAGGGTTACGGAGCAAAAACGCCGATTATCGATGCTGTTTACGCTATTTTATATGAAGGAAAAGATGCTAAATCTGTCTTTAAAAAACTGACGGAATCTTTAGATTAA
- a CDS encoding TonB-dependent receptor: MRFILFFLLISGSVFSQRVITGKVIDKESSTSLSGVFIRDTKSDNWSISDKDGNFKITLVYYQDVELNFSILGKKDINEIVKNDQNYLTVYLEDNTLHLKEVVVTAEKERKYSELTLGTNAINNVQAFSLDDVLQQLPGQTTTKFNLNEYKNIVFRTASEASISYATKAFGTSFVMDDIPISNNENMQAFNPNSGLGDSFGTKTNTFTNTNKGVDLREISTNNIEEIKVIQGIASAKYGDMTSGLVLITTKVGNSPYRISASIRDATSQLNLTKGVKFNINNSMNFGISYLDSKADPRDNILNFKRVNGNISWQYKNNDATVKNTVSTSFRMNLDDAKSDPDDITAVIVKNEKQGFSISNNLMWKPKNLWVDGINVNASLSYDRQFTRRERWLNTYTSAATDSREEGIHEAIIVPSQYTSISTVEGIPISTFVTLETTKTLTNKSNWIHSLVFGISNRISSNKGEGRKNAATGLFNLYTLGKEGSGTLAYRDYDFDQTKTEYQTSAYLEDRIFKKFENNQLLNVDLGLRFDNQMGSISLQPRINSSYTLNKTFRLRAGGGISSKAPSLNQLYTGDRYFDKLVGSGIYTYPGIYQKAWIQTVITPGDNLNLKPSKSYRTEVGLDIKLPFASVNFTGYYNKLFDGFSGQQVPVYKIIPKAQVIVTGTEIPTYEINGTEKFYYMSNAITNNSSSEDKGLETTINFKKIKALNLDISMNASYTSTKDFSDVKEYYPSSSLLSPELYGVYDKQNYWMDNFTTSFNFNYHIPAVGLLVSVRSEHILLRNSKSPTGNFLNGYLDTELVYHEIPVEDRTNIQKYGHLIRIPGETQSKLQNVLHNFHLRVSKDFLNGFSVSLYSTNFLNLKPYYYDTSGLKVLSNIAPLTFGASLNYQF; encoded by the coding sequence ATGCGTTTTATTTTATTTTTCCTTCTTATTTCGGGTTCTGTTTTCTCTCAAAGAGTGATTACAGGTAAAGTCATAGATAAAGAATCCTCAACTTCTTTATCGGGAGTTTTTATTCGGGATACAAAGTCTGATAACTGGAGTATTTCTGATAAAGATGGAAATTTTAAAATCACTCTTGTTTATTATCAGGACGTTGAACTAAATTTTTCTATTCTTGGAAAAAAAGACATCAACGAAATTGTAAAAAATGATCAAAACTATCTTACAGTTTATTTAGAAGACAATACATTACACTTAAAAGAAGTAGTTGTTACTGCCGAAAAGGAAAGAAAGTATTCTGAATTAACACTGGGAACAAATGCGATAAATAATGTTCAGGCTTTTTCTCTTGATGATGTTTTACAACAGCTTCCTGGGCAGACCACAACAAAATTTAATCTTAACGAGTATAAAAATATTGTTTTTCGTACGGCATCAGAAGCCTCAATTTCTTATGCAACCAAAGCTTTTGGAACCTCTTTTGTTATGGATGATATTCCAATTTCAAATAATGAGAATATGCAGGCCTTTAATCCCAATTCGGGCCTTGGCGATTCTTTTGGTACAAAAACTAACACTTTTACGAATACCAATAAAGGAGTCGATTTAAGAGAGATATCGACTAATAATATTGAAGAAATAAAAGTCATTCAGGGAATTGCTTCTGCAAAATATGGCGATATGACTTCTGGACTTGTTTTAATAACGACAAAGGTTGGGAATAGTCCGTATCGTATATCTGCATCGATAAGGGATGCAACATCTCAGCTTAATTTAACCAAAGGAGTGAAATTTAACATTAATAACTCCATGAATTTCGGCATTAGTTATCTGGATTCTAAAGCTGACCCTAGAGATAACATTTTAAATTTTAAAAGGGTAAACGGAAATATATCCTGGCAGTATAAAAACAACGATGCTACTGTAAAAAACACGGTAAGTACCTCTTTTAGAATGAATCTCGATGATGCAAAGAGTGATCCGGACGATATTACGGCCGTTATAGTAAAAAATGAAAAGCAAGGATTTTCTATATCGAATAATTTAATGTGGAAACCTAAAAATTTATGGGTAGATGGAATTAATGTCAACGCAAGTTTGAGTTATGACCGACAATTTACCCGTAGAGAAAGATGGCTTAACACATACACTTCAGCTGCAACCGATAGTCGTGAGGAAGGCATACACGAAGCTATCATTGTTCCTTCGCAGTACACGAGTATTAGTACCGTAGAAGGTATTCCTATTTCGACATTTGTGACACTGGAAACGACAAAAACTTTGACCAACAAAAGCAATTGGATCCATAGTCTGGTTTTTGGAATTTCAAACAGAATAAGTTCTAATAAAGGAGAGGGAAGAAAAAATGCTGCTACGGGATTATTTAATCTTTACACACTTGGAAAAGAAGGATCAGGTACTCTTGCTTACAGAGATTATGACTTCGATCAAACAAAAACAGAATATCAGACGTCTGCTTACCTTGAGGACAGAATATTTAAAAAATTTGAAAATAATCAACTTTTAAATGTTGACTTAGGCCTACGATTTGACAATCAAATGGGAAGTATTTCTTTACAACCCCGTATAAATTCATCTTATACCCTTAATAAAACATTCAGATTACGCGCCGGAGGAGGGATATCATCAAAAGCACCATCCTTAAACCAGTTGTATACAGGTGACCGTTATTTTGATAAACTAGTAGGAAGCGGAATTTATACCTATCCCGGAATTTATCAAAAAGCCTGGATACAAACCGTTATAACTCCTGGTGATAATTTAAACTTAAAACCCAGTAAATCCTATCGAACAGAAGTTGGTTTAGATATTAAACTGCCATTTGCTTCTGTCAATTTTACAGGATATTACAACAAACTCTTTGATGGTTTTTCAGGCCAGCAGGTTCCGGTTTATAAAATAATTCCAAAGGCACAGGTTATCGTTACAGGAACTGAGATTCCAACTTATGAAATTAACGGAACTGAAAAGTTTTACTACATGAGCAACGCAATAACAAACAACAGCAGCTCAGAAGATAAAGGTTTGGAAACAACCATCAATTTCAAAAAAATAAAAGCACTTAATCTGGATATAAGTATGAATGCTTCTTATACCTCTACAAAAGATTTTTCAGACGTAAAAGAATATTATCCTTCATCTAGTCTTCTTTCACCTGAACTATACGGCGTATATGATAAACAAAACTATTGGATGGATAATTTTACAACAAGCTTTAATTTTAACTATCATATTCCGGCTGTTGGCTTGCTTGTTAGCGTGAGAAGTGAACACATTTTATTACGAAATTCCAAATCGCCAACAGGCAATTTCTTAAACGGATACCTAGATACTGAACTTGTATATCATGAAATTCCGGTTGAAGACAGAACAAACATTCAGAAATACGGACATCTGATAAGAATTCCAGGTGAAACACAGAGCAAACTTCAAAACGTCCTTCATAATTTTCATTTGAGAGTTTCTAAGGATTTTTTAAATGGTTTCAGCGTTTCGCTTTATTCTACCAACTTTTTAAACCTCAAACCTTATTATTACGACACAAGCGGCTTGAAAGTATTATCTAATATTGCCCCTCTTACATTTGGAGCAAGTCTTAATTATCAATTTTAA
- a CDS encoding DUF4876 domain-containing protein: MKKKFLITITFMLGLLIQSCSNNDDEALKLVNLTITLKYDDTFNNLATKKSTVLIVNNETGNKYTVESDNNGIAQFNQILPGIYSVSATKVMHSQEFTETFGYTPTETEVNFNGAEASLVVNTETTPINITMKTSKVGDFVIKQIYYGGSDTKKGAVFRDQFIEIYNNSNTIQYADGLYIAQLYGTNVTTVFAYTLSTGQFDWSKSEEMTIGDDANKNYVYASNVVQIPGNGTQYPIQPGKSIVIAQNAINHQSNYIDNTGKSVSILSPELTVDLSTADFEAFLGTYSGDLYQFDIQNPAVPDLGIAYWGNGNNDLILDPSGRQSFAIFNMNTVEFASLKKYKNPKGDKNLYLQIPSTIITDGVELTKDLGSGLVPKKLPAQVDGGNTYLPSGSYSSKSVMRKTKTTIGGRIILQDTNNSTNDFVETKANPRGFN; encoded by the coding sequence ATGAAAAAAAAATTCCTTATTACTATAACTTTCATGTTAGGGTTATTAATACAATCCTGCAGCAATAACGACGACGAGGCGTTAAAACTTGTAAACCTAACCATAACGCTTAAATATGATGACACATTCAATAATCTTGCAACAAAAAAATCAACTGTTCTTATTGTAAATAACGAAACAGGAAATAAATACACTGTAGAAAGTGACAATAATGGTATTGCACAATTCAATCAGATTTTGCCTGGTATATATTCAGTTTCTGCTACTAAAGTGATGCATTCTCAAGAGTTTACAGAGACTTTTGGTTATACCCCAACTGAAACTGAAGTGAATTTTAATGGTGCCGAAGCAAGCTTAGTGGTAAACACAGAAACTACTCCAATAAATATTACAATGAAAACATCAAAAGTAGGTGACTTTGTAATTAAACAAATTTACTATGGTGGTTCTGACACCAAAAAAGGGGCTGTTTTTAGAGATCAGTTTATTGAAATTTACAACAATTCAAATACAATACAATATGCTGACGGATTGTATATCGCGCAATTATATGGTACCAATGTTACAACAGTATTTGCTTATACACTTTCTACAGGTCAATTTGACTGGAGTAAATCTGAAGAAATGACAATAGGTGATGATGCAAACAAAAATTATGTATACGCTTCTAATGTTGTACAAATTCCAGGAAACGGCACACAATATCCAATACAGCCAGGAAAAAGTATTGTGATTGCTCAAAATGCTATTAACCACCAATCGAACTATATAGACAATACAGGAAAATCGGTAAGCATACTAAGCCCTGAATTAACGGTTGATTTAAGTACTGCAGATTTTGAAGCATTTTTAGGAACTTATTCTGGTGATCTTTATCAATTTGACATTCAAAATCCCGCAGTACCAGATTTAGGAATTGCATATTGGGGGAATGGAAATAATGACTTGATTCTGGATCCAAGCGGAAGACAATCTTTTGCAATTTTTAATATGAATACTGTTGAATTTGCAAGTCTAAAAAAATACAAAAATCCTAAAGGCGATAAGAATTTGTATTTACAGATTCCTAGTACAATAATTACAGACGGTGTTGAGCTTACAAAAGATTTAGGATCTGGTCTTGTACCAAAAAAGCTGCCTGCACAAGTAGACGGAGGAAACACTTATTTGCCAAGTGGTTCTTATTCTTCAAAATCTGTAATGAGAAAGACAAAAACAACAATTGGAGGAAGAATTATTTTACAGGACACCAATAACTCAACTAACGATTTTGTAGAAACAAAAGCAAATCCAAGAGGATTTAACTAA
- a CDS encoding DUF6850 family outer membrane beta-barrel protein, whose amino-acid sequence MKITTVTLNNTKSNALKYWVLLLLFIFSHFSVQAQDTIIVTNHVIDAQLKNQIFKYPVNYTKKHIKDFTFTELSYEYQKNQFARKQIANEINSYQFLAQGYYTTKSKWNFFGNLSLKKTDEKDLGWVLSDDRSEEQEVILPHYFYVPRKANWTNQEYKISGGLSKDITNHISIAAKLNYNTGKYSRNLDPRPEIISRKIGGELQLGYQLKENHKIFALVDYSRSDKDFSYKYKDTHSNVEGNPDTYLRFNTGYGRIINYFKSNYYNSTRFLYKENQNKMGLGYNFSTNNTKFTVLYYNQKSDNNFYSDVFDNPDNERLTIKTTTNHAELFALHKWDKKEIKTTLKFDKSKAQNYDLKNNGYNYKNSLNAISWLSAVSQKTGSHIDYLFGLDVLYQQNQYNDIMATNDIEINSLNTGIFGSRDFSFGKSKLNSTVSFNMYFPLASKLEYYDTSGGTNAAFLNEVIIHDYVVSTTNYFAPALRLEYSYPVKNNKTVVFFTNFKEKIALKKQNDYTAIINTNTTYWIQCGVQLNY is encoded by the coding sequence ATGAAAATCACAACTGTTACACTTAATAATACCAAAAGTAATGCCCTGAAATATTGGGTATTACTTCTTTTATTTATTTTTAGTCATTTTTCAGTACAAGCTCAGGATACTATAATTGTAACCAATCATGTTATTGATGCCCAGCTTAAAAATCAAATATTCAAATATCCTGTAAATTATACCAAAAAGCATATCAAAGATTTCACTTTTACAGAACTATCATATGAATATCAAAAAAATCAATTTGCCAGAAAACAGATCGCGAATGAAATCAATTCTTATCAATTTTTGGCTCAGGGGTATTATACAACAAAATCAAAATGGAATTTTTTTGGTAATTTATCCCTTAAAAAAACAGATGAAAAAGATTTGGGATGGGTACTTTCTGATGATCGTTCTGAAGAGCAAGAGGTTATTCTTCCTCATTATTTTTATGTTCCAAGAAAAGCAAACTGGACCAATCAGGAATATAAAATTAGCGGGGGACTTTCTAAGGATATTACCAATCACATATCAATTGCTGCAAAACTTAATTACAATACCGGAAAATACAGTAGAAATCTGGATCCGAGGCCTGAAATTATTTCAAGGAAAATTGGAGGAGAATTACAGCTGGGATATCAGTTGAAAGAAAACCATAAAATTTTTGCTCTGGTAGATTATTCCAGATCTGATAAAGATTTTTCATACAAATACAAGGATACACATTCTAATGTAGAGGGCAATCCGGATACTTATTTGCGATTTAATACAGGGTACGGAAGAATTATTAATTATTTCAAGTCTAATTATTACAACAGTACACGATTTCTTTATAAGGAAAATCAAAACAAAATGGGCTTAGGTTATAACTTTAGTACTAATAACACCAAGTTTACTGTTTTATATTACAACCAAAAATCAGATAACAATTTCTACAGCGACGTTTTTGACAATCCAGATAACGAAAGGCTGACTATTAAAACAACTACCAATCATGCTGAGCTATTTGCTTTGCATAAATGGGATAAAAAAGAAATAAAAACAACATTGAAATTTGACAAAAGCAAGGCTCAAAATTATGATTTAAAAAACAACGGCTATAATTATAAAAACAGTTTAAATGCAATTAGTTGGTTAAGTGCTGTTTCACAAAAAACAGGCTCGCATATTGATTATCTATTTGGATTAGATGTTCTTTACCAGCAAAACCAATACAATGATATTATGGCGACAAATGATATTGAAATAAACTCGCTTAATACAGGGATATTTGGAAGCAGGGATTTTTCATTTGGGAAAAGTAAACTAAACTCCACCGTAAGTTTTAATATGTATTTTCCGCTTGCGTCAAAATTAGAATATTACGATACTTCCGGTGGCACAAATGCTGCTTTTCTAAACGAAGTCATTATTCATGATTATGTCGTGAGTACCACAAATTATTTTGCTCCTGCGTTGCGATTAGAATACAGCTATCCGGTAAAAAACAATAAAACAGTGGTTTTCTTTACCAATTTTAAAGAAAAAATAGCACTGAAAAAACAAAATGATTACACCGCCATTATCAATACCAATACTACTTATTGGATTCAGTGTGGTGTACAATTAAATTATTAA
- a CDS encoding cytochrome-c peroxidase, translating into MKTKFIAIGVMVLSLIIVSYAKINPTLSISELKRLYSSGDYQKWPKPEVDSLVYAQGFEDIGTLGQPEFPEDNKYTEEKAALGKVLFFDPRLSKSGQISCANCHDPELNWGDARRVSYGEGRLQGIRNSPSLMNIAYAKVFFWDGRAATLEDQASFPIKDTKEMNFHIDLATKRLNKIKGYKPYFQKAFGKEKLTQTEILKAIATFERTLISPKSRFDKFVAGDSTQLSNKEVEGLHLFRTKARCINCHNTATFSDNKFHNIGLTYYGREYEDLGRYNVTGKAENVGEFKTQSLRGVSQNAPYMHNGLFPNLRGVLNMYNAGMPQPKRKESQANDTLFPTTSRLIEKLQLKQSEVNALEAFINSLSTGAYKMRPPELPQ; encoded by the coding sequence ATGAAAACAAAGTTTATTGCCATTGGGGTAATGGTATTATCACTTATTATCGTTTCTTATGCTAAGATCAACCCAACGCTTTCTATTTCCGAATTAAAAAGATTATACAGCAGCGGCGATTATCAAAAATGGCCAAAACCAGAAGTTGATTCACTTGTTTACGCGCAGGGTTTTGAAGATATAGGAACTCTGGGCCAACCTGAATTTCCTGAAGACAATAAATACACCGAAGAAAAAGCAGCTTTAGGAAAAGTCCTTTTTTTTGATCCGAGATTATCCAAATCGGGGCAAATTTCCTGTGCCAATTGCCATGATCCCGAACTGAATTGGGGCGATGCCAGAAGGGTTTCGTATGGAGAAGGAAGGTTACAGGGGATTAGAAATTCTCCGAGTTTGATGAATATCGCTTATGCGAAAGTTTTCTTCTGGGACGGAAGAGCGGCAACGCTTGAAGATCAGGCAAGCTTTCCTATAAAAGATACCAAAGAGATGAACTTCCATATCGATCTGGCTACAAAAAGACTGAATAAAATAAAAGGATACAAACCTTATTTTCAAAAGGCGTTTGGAAAAGAAAAACTAACTCAGACGGAGATTCTAAAAGCAATCGCCACTTTCGAAAGAACTTTGATAAGCCCGAAAAGCAGATTTGATAAGTTTGTCGCAGGAGATTCTACCCAATTAAGTAATAAAGAAGTTGAAGGTTTGCATTTGTTTAGAACCAAAGCACGTTGTATCAATTGCCATAATACAGCTACTTTCTCAGACAATAAATTCCACAACATAGGTTTGACCTATTACGGAAGAGAATATGAGGATTTAGGAAGATATAACGTAACCGGAAAAGCAGAAAATGTAGGGGAATTTAAAACCCAATCTTTACGCGGAGTATCTCAAAACGCACCATATATGCACAATGGTTTATTCCCAAATTTACGTGGTGTTTTGAACATGTACAATGCTGGAATGCCTCAGCCCAAAAGAAAGGAAAGCCAAGCGAACGACACATTATTCCCGACAACATCAAGATTGATTGAAAAGTTACAATTGAAACAATCAGAGGTTAATGCTCTGGAAGCTTTTATAAATAGTTTATCAACCGGAGCTTATAAAATGAGACCACCTGAGTTACCGCAATAG